Proteins from a genomic interval of Bradyrhizobium sp. CCBAU 53340:
- a CDS encoding ribonuclease T2, protein MFHFRLHSFSRLVISLALPLVLAAGLAGGAKAQDKRQNAPGEFDFYVLSLSWSPSFCEEAAERGRGNGRTNIQCEGRPYSFVVHGLWPQYENGFPEYCQRPSPRLNRSIVSSMLDLMPAPGLIFNEWDKHGTCSGLTDRNYFETIRKARAAIKIPAEYLDLSEAKTVAPGEVEEAFIKANPGLSNTAVSVTCNRTRLSEVRICLSKDLQFRACEEIERRACRRDQVTMPPIRGG, encoded by the coding sequence ATGTTTCACTTTAGATTGCATTCGTTTTCCCGTCTCGTGATCTCGCTGGCCCTCCCCCTGGTTCTTGCCGCCGGGCTGGCGGGCGGCGCCAAGGCCCAGGACAAGCGGCAGAATGCGCCCGGCGAGTTCGATTTCTACGTGTTGTCGCTCTCGTGGTCGCCGTCCTTCTGCGAGGAGGCAGCCGAGCGGGGCCGCGGCAACGGGCGCACGAACATCCAGTGCGAGGGACGGCCTTATTCCTTCGTGGTGCACGGGCTGTGGCCGCAATATGAGAACGGCTTCCCGGAATATTGCCAGCGGCCGTCGCCGCGGCTGAACCGCAGCATCGTCTCCTCGATGCTCGATCTGATGCCGGCGCCGGGGCTGATCTTCAACGAATGGGACAAGCACGGGACCTGCTCCGGGCTCACCGATCGCAATTATTTCGAGACGATCCGAAAAGCGCGCGCCGCGATCAAGATCCCGGCCGAGTATCTCGACCTGTCGGAGGCCAAGACTGTGGCGCCGGGTGAGGTGGAGGAAGCTTTCATCAAGGCCAATCCTGGCCTCAGCAACACAGCCGTCTCGGTCACCTGCAACCGGACCCGCCTCTCCGAGGTCCGCATCTGCCTCAGTAAGGACCTGCAATTCCGCGCTTGCGAGGAAATCGAACGCCGCGCCTGCCGCCGCGACCAGGTGACGATGCCGCCGATCAGGGGCGGATAA
- a CDS encoding 23S rRNA (adenine(2030)-N(6))-methyltransferase RlmJ, with product MNYRHAFHAGNFADVIKHIVLARILTYLQDKPAAFRVIDTHAGAGLYDLDSDEARRGGEWLTGIARLMQARLSNETVALTKPYMDIVRAFNPKGELKAYPGSPLIARGLMRPQDRLVACELEPKARKALIDALRRDEQARVVDLDGWMALPAFVPPKERRGLVLIDPPFEAKDEFERLGEAFSTAFAKWPTGIYVIWYPAKSRRATDTLAQLVARLAAAAKPQGKCLRLEFSVAPQADGGALTSSGLLIVNPPYTLQGELKTILPELEMPLGQGGAARFRLEVPKP from the coding sequence ATGAACTACCGTCACGCCTTTCACGCCGGCAACTTCGCCGATGTCATCAAGCACATCGTGCTGGCACGCATCCTGACCTATCTGCAGGACAAGCCGGCCGCCTTCCGTGTCATCGACACCCATGCGGGCGCCGGCCTCTATGATCTCGACAGCGACGAGGCGCGCCGCGGCGGCGAGTGGCTGACGGGGATTGCGCGGCTGATGCAGGCGCGGCTCTCGAACGAGACCGTCGCGCTGACCAAGCCGTACATGGATATCGTCCGCGCGTTCAACCCGAAGGGTGAGCTCAAGGCCTATCCGGGCTCGCCGCTGATCGCGCGCGGCCTGATGCGGCCGCAGGACCGGCTCGTGGCCTGCGAGCTCGAGCCGAAGGCGCGCAAGGCGCTGATCGATGCGCTGCGGCGCGACGAACAAGCGCGGGTGGTCGATCTCGACGGTTGGATGGCGCTGCCGGCCTTCGTGCCGCCGAAAGAGCGGCGCGGGCTCGTGCTGATCGACCCGCCCTTCGAGGCCAAGGACGAGTTCGAAAGACTGGGCGAAGCCTTCTCGACCGCTTTCGCGAAATGGCCGACTGGTATCTATGTAATCTGGTACCCCGCCAAGAGCCGGCGCGCCACCGACACGCTGGCGCAATTGGTGGCCCGGCTCGCAGCTGCAGCAAAGCCTCAGGGCAAATGCCTGCGGCTTGAATTCAGCGTCGCGCCGCAAGCCGACGGCGGGGCGCTTACATCAAGCGGGCTGCTGATCGTCAATCCACCCTACACCCTGCAAGGCGAGCTCAAGACCATCCTGCCGGAGCTGGAAATGCCGCTCGGCCAGGGTGGTGCTGCCAGATTCCGATTAGAGGTGCCCAAGCCTTAA
- a CDS encoding cold-shock protein, translating to MAMTGTVKFFNGERGYGFIKPDDGGRDVFVHITAVERAGLKDLAEGQRITFEVEPDKKGKGPKAVNLVILS from the coding sequence ATGGCCATGACGGGAACGGTCAAGTTCTTCAACGGCGAGCGCGGCTACGGCTTCATCAAGCCTGACGACGGCGGTCGTGATGTCTTCGTTCACATCACCGCTGTGGAGCGGGCGGGACTGAAGGATCTTGCCGAGGGACAGCGTATCACTTTCGAAGTCGAACCGGACAAGAAGGGGAAGGGGCCGAAGGCGGTCAATCTCGTGATCCTTTCGTAG
- a CDS encoding outer membrane protein, with protein sequence MKRFVVGAAALVAAGWTASAEAADLNYGQRAPYTVNQPLNAYSWAGPYLGGNLGYEWGSVSNTSVKPSGFVGGVQAGYNFQNGPWVFGVEGDIQAAGADDTFAPWKFSNPWFGTLRGRAGYAFSNVLFYGTAGLAFGELRAQTFGWTESHTSAGWTAGVGAEVGLAPNWSAKLEYLYIDLSTSQFAITGVSNGYSASIVRAGVNYHF encoded by the coding sequence ATGAAGAGGTTCGTGGTGGGCGCAGCCGCGTTGGTTGCAGCCGGCTGGACAGCTTCGGCAGAGGCCGCCGATCTCAATTACGGTCAGCGTGCGCCCTATACCGTCAATCAGCCGCTCAATGCCTATAGCTGGGCCGGCCCGTATCTCGGCGGCAATCTCGGCTATGAGTGGGGCTCGGTGAGCAACACGTCCGTGAAGCCCTCCGGCTTCGTCGGCGGCGTGCAGGCCGGCTACAATTTTCAGAACGGCCCGTGGGTGTTCGGCGTCGAAGGCGACATCCAGGCCGCCGGTGCCGATGATACGTTCGCGCCGTGGAAGTTCTCCAATCCCTGGTTCGGCACGCTACGCGGCCGCGCCGGCTATGCCTTCAGCAACGTGCTGTTCTACGGCACCGCGGGCCTTGCCTTCGGCGAGCTGCGCGCGCAGACCTTCGGCTGGACGGAATCGCACACGTCAGCTGGCTGGACCGCCGGCGTCGGCGCGGAAGTTGGCCTTGCGCCGAACTGGAGCGCGAAGCTCGAATATCTCTACATCGATCTGTCGACGAGCCAGTTCGCAATTACAGGCGTGTCAAACGGCTATAGCGCCAGCATTGTCCGTGCAGGCGTGAACTATCACTTCTGA
- the uvrC gene encoding excinuclease ABC subunit UvrC — MAHDSNDNPDGARARKSPRAATAGAPPEGLTPPDLDPAAAGGDDEDDSRLPDILEESGAIGEEPLASGHEAIERAVRLAPTSPGVYRMLSANADVLYVGKAKNVKKRLSSYARQSAPLPARILRMIAATVTVEIVSTTTETEALLLEANLIKQLRPRFNVQLRDDKSFPYILITGDHWAPQILKHRGAQTRPGRYFGPFASAGAVNRTITALQRAFLIRSCTDSFFESRTRPCLLYQIRRCAGPCTREIDFGGYATLVREASDFLSGKSHAVKQELAAEMEKASGELEFERAALYRDRLAALSAIQSQQGINPRTVEEADVFAIHQEGGFSCVEVFFFRTGQNWGNRAYFPRAEKTFTPEEVLGSFLAQFYDDKPPPKTILLSHEIEESDLLANALSIKAGHKVEVLAPKRGEKKELVTHALTNAREALGRKLADTATQSRLLEAMAATLSLPHAPKRIEVYDNSHIQGTNAVGAMIVAGPDGFVKNQYRKFNIKSEGITPGDDFAMMREVLERRFKRLINPPEEGAAKAKDDDFPQWPDLVIIDGGRGQLNAVREIFANLGLTQVSLMSVAKGPDRDAGRETLFMPEREAIKLEPRDPVLYFIQRLRDEAHRFVIGSHRKLRKKDIREAGLQEIPGIGPSRKRALLHHFGTLKEIERASIADLGKVPGVSAESARRIFDYFHPQPG, encoded by the coding sequence ATGGCTCACGATTCCAACGACAATCCGGACGGCGCACGCGCACGCAAATCGCCGCGGGCCGCGACCGCCGGCGCCCCGCCCGAAGGACTGACACCGCCCGACCTCGATCCCGCGGCCGCCGGCGGCGATGACGAGGACGATTCGCGGCTGCCGGACATTCTGGAAGAGAGCGGCGCGATCGGCGAAGAGCCGCTGGCGTCAGGCCACGAGGCGATCGAGCGCGCGGTCCGGCTCGCGCCGACCTCGCCCGGCGTCTATCGCATGCTCAGTGCGAACGCCGACGTGCTCTATGTCGGCAAGGCCAAGAACGTCAAAAAGCGCCTGTCGAGCTACGCGCGCCAGAGCGCGCCGCTGCCGGCGCGAATCCTGCGCATGATCGCAGCCACGGTGACCGTGGAGATCGTCTCGACCACGACCGAGACCGAGGCGCTGCTGCTCGAGGCCAACCTCATCAAGCAGCTGCGGCCGCGCTTCAACGTGCAGCTGCGCGACGACAAGTCGTTCCCCTACATCCTGATCACCGGCGACCATTGGGCGCCGCAGATCCTCAAGCATCGCGGCGCGCAGACGCGGCCCGGACGCTATTTCGGCCCGTTCGCCTCCGCCGGCGCGGTCAACCGCACCATCACGGCGCTGCAGCGCGCGTTCCTGATCCGCTCCTGTACGGACTCCTTCTTCGAGAGCCGCACCCGGCCGTGCCTGCTCTACCAGATCCGCCGCTGCGCCGGCCCCTGCACCCGCGAAATCGATTTCGGCGGCTATGCGACGCTGGTGCGGGAAGCGAGCGACTTCCTGTCCGGCAAGAGCCACGCGGTGAAGCAGGAGCTTGCCGCCGAGATGGAGAAGGCCTCCGGCGAGCTCGAATTCGAGCGCGCGGCACTTTACCGCGACCGCCTCGCCGCACTGTCGGCGATCCAGTCGCAGCAGGGCATCAATCCGCGCACGGTGGAGGAAGCGGACGTGTTCGCCATCCATCAGGAGGGTGGCTTCTCCTGCGTCGAAGTGTTCTTCTTCCGCACCGGACAGAACTGGGGCAACCGCGCCTATTTCCCGCGCGCGGAAAAGACCTTTACCCCCGAGGAAGTGCTGGGCTCCTTCCTCGCGCAGTTCTACGACGACAAGCCGCCGCCGAAGACTATTTTGCTCTCGCACGAGATCGAGGAGAGCGACCTGCTGGCCAACGCGCTGTCGATCAAGGCCGGCCACAAGGTCGAGGTCCTGGCGCCCAAGCGCGGCGAGAAGAAGGAGCTCGTCACCCACGCGCTGACCAATGCGCGCGAGGCGCTCGGGCGCAAGCTTGCGGATACCGCAACCCAGAGCCGCCTGCTCGAGGCGATGGCCGCGACGCTCAGCCTGCCGCATGCGCCCAAGCGCATCGAGGTCTACGACAACAGCCACATCCAGGGCACCAACGCGGTCGGCGCCATGATCGTCGCAGGCCCCGATGGCTTCGTGAAGAACCAGTACCGCAAATTCAACATCAAGTCGGAAGGGATCACGCCGGGCGACGACTTCGCCATGATGCGCGAGGTCCTGGAGCGCCGCTTCAAGCGCCTGATCAACCCGCCCGAGGAGGGCGCGGCCAAAGCCAAGGACGACGACTTCCCGCAATGGCCCGATCTCGTCATCATCGACGGCGGCCGCGGCCAGCTCAACGCCGTCAGGGAGATCTTTGCCAATCTCGGCCTCACCCAGGTGTCGCTGATGTCGGTCGCCAAGGGACCGGACCGGGATGCCGGCCGCGAGACCCTGTTCATGCCGGAGCGCGAGGCGATCAAGCTGGAGCCGCGCGATCCCGTGCTCTATTTCATCCAGCGCCTGCGCGACGAGGCCCACCGCTTCGTCATCGGCTCGCACCGCAAGCTGCGCAAGAAGGACATCCGCGAGGCCGGTTTGCAGGAAATTCCGGGCATCGGCCCGTCACGCAAACGTGCCTTGCTGCATCATTTCGGAACCCTGAAGGAGATCGAACGGGCCTCGATCGCCGATCTCGGCAAGGTTCCTGGGGTGAGCGCCGAGAGCGCCCGCAGGATTTTCGACTATTTCCATCCCCAACCGGGATGA
- the pgsA gene encoding CDP-diacylglycerol--glycerol-3-phosphate 3-phosphatidyltransferase — MNIATTRGTTSRAMSLPNILTYGRIAAIPVVVGCIYAQSIMDYPLWLRWVAVAIFIGAAVTDYLDGYYARIWNQQSAFGRMLDPIADKLLVASCLLMLAADGIIHGWSLWAAIVILCREILVSGLREYLAALRVSVPVTKLAKWKTTVQLVAIGFLLAGPAGDEVVPVVSLVGLILLWASAILTMYTGYDYFRAGIHHLIKEDEG, encoded by the coding sequence ATGAACATCGCCACGACACGAGGGACAACCAGCCGCGCGATGTCCCTCCCGAACATCCTGACCTATGGCCGGATCGCCGCGATCCCGGTCGTGGTCGGATGCATCTATGCGCAGTCGATCATGGATTACCCGCTGTGGCTGCGCTGGGTCGCGGTCGCGATCTTCATTGGCGCGGCGGTAACGGACTATCTCGACGGCTATTACGCGCGGATCTGGAATCAGCAATCGGCATTCGGCCGGATGCTCGATCCGATCGCCGACAAGCTGCTGGTCGCCTCGTGCCTGCTGATGCTGGCCGCCGACGGTATCATTCATGGCTGGTCGCTGTGGGCCGCCATCGTGATCCTGTGCCGCGAGATCCTGGTCTCGGGCCTGCGCGAATATCTGGCGGCACTGCGCGTCAGCGTGCCCGTGACCAAGCTCGCCAAGTGGAAGACCACGGTCCAGCTCGTCGCCATCGGCTTCCTGCTCGCCGGTCCCGCCGGCGACGAGGTCGTTCCCGTGGTCTCGCTGGTCGGCCTCATCCTGTTGTGGGCCTCGGCAATCCTGACCATGTATACCGGCTACGACTATTTCCGTGCCGGCATCCATCACCTCATCAAGGAGGACGAGGGATGA
- the moaD gene encoding molybdopterin converting factor subunit 1 produces MKVKYFAWVRERVGKAEETIEPPATVRTVEELIAWLSGQGETYAYAFEKPKVIRTAIDHAHVKADAAIAGAREIAFFPPMTGG; encoded by the coding sequence ATGAAGGTGAAATATTTCGCCTGGGTGCGCGAGCGCGTCGGCAAGGCCGAGGAGACCATCGAGCCGCCCGCGACCGTGCGTACCGTCGAGGAGTTGATCGCCTGGCTGTCCGGCCAAGGCGAGACCTATGCGTATGCTTTCGAGAAGCCGAAGGTGATCCGCACCGCGATTGACCATGCCCATGTCAAGGCGGATGCCGCGATCGCCGGCGCCCGCGAGATCGCGTTCTTCCCGCCGATGACCGGCGGCTAG
- a CDS encoding molybdenum cofactor biosynthesis protein MoaE: protein MTSPVTPRPVAIRIQEDDFDIAREIAVLTRSRTDIGAVVSFSGICRADDDSSKIAALTLEHYPGMAEEEIRRHVDEAMSRWPLNGVTVIHRVGRFMPGQNIVLVLTASQHRRAAFEAAEFLMDYLKTSAPFWKKEESATGTGWVEAHARDDEAAARWTKS from the coding sequence ATGACTTCCCCTGTCACCCCCCGCCCCGTCGCCATCCGCATCCAGGAAGACGATTTCGACATCGCGCGCGAGATCGCGGTCCTGACCAGGAGCCGCACCGATATCGGCGCCGTCGTCAGCTTCTCCGGCATCTGCCGCGCCGATGACGACAGCTCGAAGATCGCGGCGCTCACACTCGAACATTATCCAGGCATGGCCGAGGAAGAGATCAGGCGTCATGTCGACGAGGCCATGTCGCGCTGGCCGCTGAACGGCGTCACGGTGATCCATCGCGTCGGGCGGTTCATGCCCGGCCAGAACATCGTGCTGGTGCTCACCGCCTCGCAACACCGGCGGGCGGCATTCGAGGCGGCGGAATTCCTGATGGACTATCTCAAGACCAGCGCCCCGTTCTGGAAGAAGGAAGAGAGCGCCACCGGCACCGGCTGGGTCGAGGCCCATGCCCGTGACGACGAGGCCGCCGCACGCTGGACCAAATCCTGA
- the prmB gene encoding 50S ribosomal protein L3 N(5)-glutamine methyltransferase: MAKASKKTARSRAAPKLAKVGPGELLTLLDFVRYAVSRFVEAKLAFAHGTTDPVAEAVFLVCEALHLHPDQFESFAHARVTAAEGKTLLDLIHRRVTTRKPSAYLVNKIYMRGLPFYVDERVIVPRSFIGELLDSHFGGDGEAGSLIDDPTAVERVLDLCTGSGCLAILAAYHFPNATVDAVDISKGALEVAARNVGEHGLDGRITLHRGDLFAPLGDAKYDLIITNPPYVDAEGMAALPPECRAEPKLAFDGGADGLDVIRRILRDAPDHLTPDGGLICEIGRGRELVDEAFPELPLLWLDTEESEGEVFWIAAADLG; this comes from the coding sequence ATGGCAAAAGCATCCAAGAAGACCGCGCGTAGCCGCGCCGCACCGAAACTTGCCAAAGTCGGCCCCGGCGAACTGCTCACGCTACTCGATTTCGTCCGCTATGCGGTGAGCCGCTTCGTCGAGGCAAAGCTTGCCTTCGCGCATGGCACGACCGATCCGGTCGCCGAAGCCGTCTTCCTGGTCTGCGAGGCGCTGCATCTGCATCCCGACCAGTTCGAGAGCTTTGCCCACGCGCGCGTCACCGCGGCGGAAGGCAAGACGCTGCTCGACCTCATCCATCGGCGCGTGACGACGCGCAAACCGAGCGCCTATCTCGTCAACAAGATCTACATGCGCGGCCTGCCCTTCTATGTCGACGAGCGTGTCATCGTTCCACGCTCCTTCATCGGTGAGCTCCTGGACTCGCATTTCGGAGGCGATGGCGAGGCGGGCTCGCTGATCGACGATCCCACCGCCGTCGAGCGCGTGCTCGATCTTTGTACGGGATCGGGATGTCTTGCGATCCTCGCCGCGTATCACTTCCCGAACGCCACGGTCGATGCCGTCGACATCTCCAAGGGCGCGCTCGAAGTCGCGGCGCGCAATGTCGGCGAACACGGGCTGGATGGGCGGATCACGCTCCATCGCGGCGACCTGTTCGCCCCGCTCGGCGATGCCAAATACGACCTGATCATCACCAACCCGCCCTATGTCGACGCCGAAGGCATGGCGGCGCTGCCCCCGGAATGCCGGGCCGAGCCGAAGCTGGCCTTCGACGGCGGCGCCGACGGTCTCGACGTCATCAGGCGGATCCTGCGCGATGCGCCCGATCATCTGACGCCGGATGGCGGCCTGATCTGCGAGATCGGCCGCGGCCGCGAGCTGGTCGACGAGGCCTTTCCGGAACTGCCCCTGCTCTGGCTCGACACCGAGGAGTCCGAGGGCGAGGTGTTCTGGATCGCCGCGGCCGATCTCGGCTGA
- a CDS encoding phage holin family protein, translating into MLAPSGELLRAGMALKLNHVKRAAQSYLRDQTSQATGKVTSYAVAGGLFAVAGLFLIATFFVGLMALYRWVAITYGQFWGFGAVAVVLLVLAGACAGIATAQMKRKAKPIVPLASRLRVAVATPRIPRGTVKQAVKEVATTIPLVPLAPGERGHRGKAWPARANRPVQLGLMLAAIGLAGLTAARRRRHSRRLDA; encoded by the coding sequence ATGCTCGCGCCATCGGGCGAATTGCTGCGCGCCGGCATGGCGCTGAAACTCAACCACGTCAAACGCGCCGCTCAATCCTATTTGCGCGACCAGACCAGCCAGGCGACCGGCAAGGTGACATCTTACGCTGTAGCCGGCGGGCTATTCGCGGTCGCCGGCCTGTTTCTCATCGCCACATTTTTCGTTGGACTGATGGCCCTTTATCGCTGGGTGGCTATCACTTACGGACAATTCTGGGGTTTTGGTGCCGTCGCGGTGGTGTTGTTGGTGCTCGCCGGGGCCTGCGCCGGGATTGCGACGGCACAGATGAAGCGCAAGGCAAAGCCGATCGTTCCGCTTGCCAGCCGTTTGCGCGTGGCGGTCGCGACGCCGCGGATCCCGCGTGGAACGGTCAAACAGGCTGTGAAAGAGGTCGCGACGACAATTCCCCTGGTGCCGCTTGCACCGGGCGAACGCGGCCATCGCGGCAAAGCTTGGCCGGCTCGCGCCAACCGGCCCGTGCAGCTTGGCCTGATGCTCGCGGCAATTGGGCTCGCGGGGCTCACAGCGGCGCGACGAAGGCGTCACAGCCGAAGATTGGACGCTTGA
- a CDS encoding YihY/virulence factor BrkB family protein translates to MLVRRSDQIDSWLLVAATAVFVLSAERYFRESGLIGSGRPQDHRKAEANSPETNPARAATQPGHGRRAKSPFTIPWVGWKDIFWRTYQRIDDDRLLATAGGVVFFGLLAIFPAVTALVSSYGLFANPATISDNLQKLAMMLPEGTFQIVQEQVGRVVSKGNTALGATFLFGLVLAIWSANAGVKAIFDALNVAYEEREKRSFIKLNMVSLAFTVGGIVALLLMVGAVVAFPLALDHLGMAPESKLIVALARWPLLFLILLVALAILYRFAPSRDAPRWQWLSLGAVTASILWIAGSALLSWYLSSFANYNATYGSLGAAIGLMMWMWMSAIVVMFGAELNSEIERQTLRDTTTGRPKPLGSREAVSADTVGAAAPS, encoded by the coding sequence ATGCTGGTACGGCGCTCCGACCAAATCGACTCCTGGCTGCTGGTCGCGGCAACGGCTGTCTTCGTGCTGAGCGCCGAGCGCTACTTCCGAGAGTCCGGCCTGATCGGGTCGGGGCGTCCGCAAGACCACCGCAAAGCCGAGGCAAATTCGCCTGAAACAAACCCGGCACGTGCGGCGACGCAGCCCGGCCATGGTCGCCGCGCGAAAAGCCCCTTCACGATTCCCTGGGTCGGCTGGAAGGATATTTTCTGGCGCACCTATCAACGCATCGACGACGATCGCCTGCTCGCGACGGCCGGCGGCGTCGTGTTCTTCGGGCTGCTTGCGATCTTTCCTGCCGTGACGGCGCTCGTCTCGTCCTACGGACTGTTCGCCAATCCTGCGACCATCAGCGACAACCTCCAGAAGCTGGCGATGATGCTTCCCGAAGGCACCTTCCAGATTGTCCAGGAGCAGGTCGGACGCGTGGTGTCGAAGGGCAATACGGCGCTCGGCGCCACCTTCCTGTTCGGCCTCGTGCTCGCGATCTGGAGCGCCAATGCGGGCGTCAAGGCGATCTTCGACGCCCTCAATGTCGCCTACGAGGAGCGCGAGAAACGCAGCTTCATCAAGCTGAACATGGTGTCACTTGCCTTTACGGTTGGCGGCATCGTGGCGCTGCTGCTGATGGTGGGCGCCGTCGTCGCTTTCCCGCTCGCACTCGATCATCTCGGCATGGCGCCCGAAAGCAAGCTGATTGTCGCGCTGGCACGATGGCCTCTGCTGTTCCTCATCCTGCTGGTGGCGCTCGCCATCCTCTACCGCTTCGCCCCGAGCCGCGATGCACCGCGCTGGCAATGGCTGAGCCTCGGCGCGGTGACGGCCTCCATCCTCTGGATTGCGGGCTCGGCGCTGCTCTCCTGGTATCTCTCGTCCTTTGCCAACTACAATGCGACCTACGGCTCGCTCGGCGCCGCGATCGGCTTGATGATGTGGATGTGGATGTCGGCGATCGTCGTCATGTTCGGCGCCGAGCTGAATTCCGAGATCGAGCGGCAGACGCTGCGCGACACCACCACCGGCCGGCCCAAGCCGCTCGGCAGCCGCGAGGCCGTCTCGGCCGACACGGTTGGCGCCGCCGCACCGTCCTGA
- a CDS encoding EAL domain-containing protein, with protein MIRISTIFIAICMVLVAASLGLVLYAVAGISGTESAIVALTALTFLILYNAVSMRLRDRSDVGGQIADLSRGTADLARQVAEFGRRLAAIEGRIASSNSANSDRVQSVVGEINELGGLVRQLAATVSTHEDLLAGSAPAPSPAPVARPEMEVPVDLIAPFEERTAAPPPLPAAPRPAPPAIQARTANAVQTVNGRNQTQMLATLRNAIDENRIDIFLQPMVTLPQRKVRFYEAVTRVRDERDQLIAAEEFISIAEASGLIGRIDNMVLLRCVQVLRRLMVRNKDVGVFCNVAASTLGNSTTFAQCLDFLEANRALAPSLVLEFKQSTFRSLGPAETENLAALAQRGFRFSIDHVTDLRIEPRELADRGVRFIKVPASLLLDPKQASTSDIHPSDLSDLLGRFGIDLIAERIEGERAVVDLLDYDVRFGQGFLFAPPRPLRPEGASATGGASPNQDIQGSNGPGTPSPGTAATPATPSQRITGNAALARRI; from the coding sequence ATGATTCGCATTTCGACGATCTTCATCGCCATCTGCATGGTTCTGGTCGCGGCCTCGCTCGGGCTCGTGCTCTACGCGGTCGCCGGCATCAGCGGAACCGAATCCGCGATCGTGGCGCTGACCGCGCTGACCTTCCTGATCCTCTACAACGCGGTCTCGATGCGGCTGCGCGACCGCAGCGACGTCGGCGGCCAGATCGCCGACCTGTCGCGGGGCACCGCCGACCTCGCCCGGCAGGTCGCCGAGTTCGGGCGCCGGTTGGCTGCGATCGAGGGCCGCATCGCCTCGTCCAATTCGGCCAATTCCGATCGGGTCCAGTCGGTGGTCGGCGAGATCAACGAGCTCGGCGGACTGGTCAGGCAGCTTGCCGCCACGGTGTCGACCCACGAGGACCTGCTGGCCGGCAGCGCCCCGGCGCCGTCTCCCGCGCCGGTCGCCCGGCCGGAGATGGAAGTGCCAGTCGACCTGATTGCGCCATTCGAGGAGCGAACGGCCGCTCCTCCCCCGCTCCCTGCAGCCCCACGGCCGGCGCCACCGGCCATCCAGGCCCGGACCGCCAACGCCGTTCAGACCGTCAACGGCCGCAACCAGACCCAGATGCTGGCGACGCTGCGCAACGCCATCGACGAGAACCGCATCGACATCTTCCTGCAGCCGATGGTGACGCTGCCGCAGCGCAAGGTCCGCTTCTATGAAGCCGTGACCCGGGTGCGCGACGAGCGCGACCAGCTGATTGCCGCCGAGGAGTTCATCAGTATCGCCGAGGCCTCCGGGCTGATCGGGCGCATCGACAACATGGTGTTGCTGCGCTGTGTCCAGGTGTTGCGCCGCCTGATGGTGCGCAACAAGGATGTCGGCGTGTTCTGCAACGTCGCGGCGTCGACGCTCGGCAATTCCACCACCTTCGCGCAATGCCTCGACTTCCTCGAAGCCAACCGGGCCCTCGCCCCATCGCTGGTGCTGGAGTTCAAGCAATCGACCTTTCGTAGCCTCGGTCCGGCCGAGACCGAAAATCTCGCGGCGCTCGCCCAACGCGGCTTCCGTTTCTCGATCGACCACGTCACCGACTTGCGTATCGAGCCGCGCGAGCTCGCCGACCGCGGCGTTCGCTTCATCAAGGTCCCCGCGTCACTTCTACTCGATCCGAAGCAGGCCTCAACCTCGGACATTCACCCGTCCGACCTATCCGACCTGCTCGGCCGCTTCGGCATCGACCTGATCGCCGAGCGGATCGAGGGGGAGCGCGCGGTGGTCGACCTGCTCGACTATGACGTGCGGTTCGGCCAGGGCTTTTTGTTCGCGCCACCCCGGCCATTGCGGCCCGAGGGGGCATCTGCTACCGGCGGGGCCTCGCCGAACCAGGACATTCAGGGATCCAATGGCCCCGGTACACCCAGCCCAGGCACAGCTGCGACGCCTGCCACCCCGTCACAGCGCATCACCGGAAACGCGGCGCTCGCGCGCCGCATCTGA